From one Comamonas piscis genomic stretch:
- the ftsY gene encoding signal recognition particle-docking protein FtsY: MFSFFKKKSPAADAAPLLPPAGPAPAPLPATPAPPTPAPAPAAPAVVTAEPASPVVAEPAKAGWLRGLGLGGKAAAPAPLPVDNAAKNPSVQAPQAPVAPITIAPEPVSSRDSWMGRLKNGLRKTGSSIATVFTGTKIDEQLYEELEEALLMADTGVKATTHLLDDLKQRVKDSKTTDPAAVKDLLASALADLLAPLEKPLVIGEHSPTVIMVAGVNGAGKTTSIGKLTKHLADAGQSVLLAAADTFRAAAREQLGVWATRNTVEIISQEGGDPAAVSFDAVTAGKARGKDVVLVDTAGRLPTQLHLMEELKKIKRVVTKADGSAPHQVLLVIDGNTGQNALNQVRAFDDALQLTGLIVTKLDGTAKGGVLAAIAQERPIPVYFIGVGEKVEDLETFSAKEFAQALLA, encoded by the coding sequence ATGTTCAGTTTTTTCAAGAAAAAATCTCCCGCTGCCGACGCAGCACCTCTGCTCCCGCCTGCGGGACCAGCGCCGGCACCGCTGCCGGCAACGCCAGCACCACCCACGCCAGCTCCCGCGCCAGCAGCACCTGCTGTGGTGACGGCCGAGCCCGCGAGCCCCGTGGTGGCCGAGCCTGCCAAGGCCGGTTGGTTGCGTGGCCTGGGGCTGGGCGGCAAGGCCGCAGCCCCTGCGCCGCTGCCCGTGGATAACGCGGCAAAAAACCCATCGGTTCAGGCGCCACAGGCGCCGGTAGCTCCTATCACTATAGCACCCGAGCCTGTCAGCAGCCGCGACAGCTGGATGGGCCGTTTGAAGAACGGTTTGCGCAAAACCGGCTCCAGCATTGCCACGGTTTTTACCGGCACCAAGATCGATGAACAGCTCTACGAAGAGCTGGAAGAAGCGCTGCTGATGGCCGATACCGGTGTCAAGGCGACGACGCATCTGCTGGACGACCTCAAGCAGCGCGTCAAGGACAGCAAGACCACGGACCCGGCAGCGGTCAAGGACCTGCTGGCCAGCGCGCTGGCCGATTTGCTGGCACCGCTGGAGAAACCGCTGGTCATCGGCGAGCACAGCCCCACAGTCATCATGGTAGCCGGTGTCAATGGCGCCGGCAAAACCACGTCAATCGGCAAGCTGACCAAGCACCTGGCCGATGCCGGCCAAAGTGTGCTGCTGGCCGCAGCCGACACCTTCCGCGCTGCCGCGCGCGAGCAGCTGGGCGTTTGGGCCACCCGCAACACGGTCGAGATCATCAGCCAGGAAGGTGGCGACCCGGCTGCCGTCAGTTTTGATGCCGTCACCGCTGGCAAGGCCCGGGGCAAGGACGTCGTGCTGGTCGATACCGCCGGCCGCTTGCCCACCCAGCTGCACCTGATGGAAGAGCTCAAGAAGATCAAGCGTGTGGTCACCAAGGCCGATGGCAGCGCACCGCACCAGGTGCTGCTGGTCATCGATGGCAATACCGGCCAGAACGCCCTCAACCAGGTGCGCGCCTTTGATGATGCGCTGCAGCTGACGGGCCTTATCGTCACCAAGCTCGATGGCACGGCCAAGGGCGGTGTGCTGGCCGCCATTGCGCAAGAGCGCCCGATCCCCGTGTACTTCATCGGCGTGGGTGAAAAAGTCGAAGACCTGGAAACCTTCAGCGCCAAGGAATTTGCGCAGGCACTGCTGGCCTGA
- a CDS encoding M16 family metallopeptidase: MKRSTILLALMASLGAGASSALAASPVSSAAVASNSAGAQQFKLSNGMGLIVQPDKRAPTAVHMVWVRVGSMDEVDGRSGLAHALEHMMFKGTATVAPGDFSRKVAALGGQDNAFTNRDYTGYYQQIPSGKLEDVMRLESDRFANNQWPDSEFKKEIEVIKEERRMRTDDNPRASLMEQLNAATWQASPYHRPVIGWMGDLDSMHPDDARQFHQAWYVPENAVVVVAGDVDVDKVRALAEKYYGSIPARALPERKPRPEPLQKGERRLDYKAPAEQAYVVMSFKVPDLRNLVEPKDSDKDAMALLMLGSVLSGYDGARLDRQLTQGANRVADATFSGSSVVNRGPSTFLLGGVPSQGKTAKDVETALRAEVARVAKDGVGEGELERVRTQWQASTVYERDSVFGQANDLGSNWALGLPLDTNDKLLSLMKTVTAAQVQAVAARYFGDDQMTVATLVPQPLTDADRAAQKRSGAAAKDGAVH; encoded by the coding sequence ATGAAACGTTCCACCATTTTGCTGGCCTTGATGGCCTCCCTGGGCGCTGGGGCTTCTTCAGCGCTGGCAGCATCGCCGGTTTCCAGCGCTGCCGTTGCCTCCAATTCTGCCGGTGCCCAGCAGTTCAAACTGTCCAATGGCATGGGCCTGATCGTACAGCCAGACAAGCGTGCGCCAACGGCGGTGCACATGGTTTGGGTGCGCGTGGGCTCGATGGACGAGGTCGATGGCCGCTCTGGCCTGGCCCATGCACTGGAGCACATGATGTTCAAGGGCACGGCCACCGTCGCGCCGGGCGATTTCTCGCGCAAGGTTGCCGCACTGGGCGGGCAGGACAATGCCTTCACCAACCGCGACTACACCGGTTACTACCAGCAGATCCCGTCCGGCAAGCTTGAAGACGTGATGCGCCTCGAATCGGACCGCTTTGCCAACAACCAGTGGCCTGACAGCGAGTTCAAGAAAGAGATCGAAGTCATCAAGGAAGAGCGCCGCATGCGCACCGATGACAACCCGCGCGCCAGCCTGATGGAGCAGCTCAATGCCGCGACCTGGCAGGCCTCGCCCTACCACCGGCCGGTGATTGGCTGGATGGGCGACCTCGACTCCATGCACCCCGATGATGCCCGCCAGTTCCACCAAGCCTGGTATGTGCCGGAGAACGCCGTGGTCGTGGTGGCTGGCGATGTGGATGTGGACAAGGTCCGCGCACTGGCCGAAAAATACTACGGCAGCATCCCCGCGCGTGCATTGCCCGAGCGCAAGCCCCGGCCCGAGCCGCTGCAAAAGGGCGAGCGCCGGCTGGACTACAAGGCGCCTGCCGAGCAGGCCTATGTGGTGATGAGCTTCAAGGTGCCCGACCTGCGCAATCTGGTGGAGCCTAAGGACAGCGACAAAGATGCCATGGCGCTGCTGATGCTGGGGTCTGTCCTCAGCGGCTATGACGGCGCACGTCTGGACCGCCAGCTGACCCAGGGCGCCAACCGCGTGGCCGATGCCACCTTCAGCGGCTCCAGCGTGGTCAACCGGGGGCCTTCGACCTTCTTGCTCGGCGGCGTGCCATCGCAAGGCAAAACTGCCAAGGATGTGGAGACCGCCTTGCGCGCCGAGGTCGCCCGAGTCGCCAAGGACGGTGTCGGCGAGGGAGAGCTGGAGCGGGTACGTACCCAATGGCAGGCCTCTACCGTGTATGAGCGCGACTCGGTCTTTGGCCAGGCCAATGACCTGGGCTCCAACTGGGCGCTGGGTTTGCCGTTGGATACCAATGACAAGCTGCTGAGCTTGATGAAGACGGTGACCGCCGCCCAGGTGCAGGCAGTGGCTGCGCGCTATTTTGGCGATGACCAGATGACGGTGGCCACCCTGGTGCCCCAGCCCTTGACCGATGCCGACCGCGCTGCGCAAAAGCGCAGTGGTGCGGCGGCCAAGGATGGCGCCGTGCACTGA
- a CDS encoding M16 family metallopeptidase produces the protein MRTSFCKTLVGGVAALLASHSAWALLPIEHWTQDSGAQVWLVNSPTIPMVDVQLNFDAGSRRDPAAQAGLANAAALMASKGVKAQAGAPALDENAVGEAWADLGASFGASASSDALTFSLRSLTDASLLDRAADLAARQITQPSYDDAVWQRERERWNAAIKEGNTRPAVVAGRAFNKAVFGSHPYGLRTTEETLAQINPGLMQQYLARSVDACRAKVTLVGALDKAQADALVKRLLAKMPATPKAQCAAPAEVPPVQPLAKADEIQIAFDSAQAQVLMGQPGIRRADPDFLAVLVGNQILGGGGFASRLMEEVREKRGLVYGVYSAFNPGLDAGAFQIGLQTRPDQAAEALKVTREVLSDFIAKGPSDKELRDAKDNLIGGFALRVDSNAKLLGNVTNIAWNGLPLDYLDHWTDRVEALSADDVRKAMARMVQPDKQVTVVLGAKP, from the coding sequence ATGCGAACCTCATTTTGCAAAACACTGGTCGGCGGCGTAGCAGCCTTGCTGGCCTCCCATTCGGCCTGGGCCTTGCTGCCCATTGAGCACTGGACACAGGACAGCGGCGCCCAGGTCTGGCTGGTCAACAGCCCCACCATTCCGATGGTGGATGTACAGCTGAACTTTGATGCCGGCAGCCGCCGCGACCCTGCCGCGCAAGCCGGTTTGGCCAACGCTGCGGCGCTGATGGCGTCCAAAGGCGTCAAAGCCCAAGCGGGCGCGCCTGCGCTCGATGAAAACGCCGTGGGCGAGGCCTGGGCGGACCTGGGTGCCAGCTTTGGCGCAAGCGCGAGCAGTGATGCGCTGACCTTCTCCCTGCGCTCTTTGACCGATGCCAGCCTGCTGGACCGTGCCGCCGATTTGGCTGCCCGCCAGATCACGCAGCCCAGCTATGACGATGCCGTCTGGCAGCGCGAGCGCGAACGCTGGAATGCCGCGATCAAGGAGGGAAACACCCGCCCGGCGGTGGTCGCAGGGCGTGCTTTCAACAAGGCGGTATTTGGCAGCCATCCCTACGGGCTGCGCACGACGGAAGAAACCCTGGCACAGATCAACCCGGGCCTGATGCAGCAGTACCTGGCCCGCTCGGTCGATGCCTGCCGCGCCAAGGTGACCTTGGTGGGCGCTTTGGACAAGGCCCAGGCGGATGCCCTCGTCAAGCGCCTGCTGGCCAAGATGCCTGCCACGCCCAAGGCGCAGTGCGCGGCGCCTGCTGAGGTGCCGCCAGTGCAGCCGCTGGCCAAGGCCGATGAGATCCAGATTGCTTTTGACTCCGCCCAGGCCCAGGTGCTGATGGGGCAGCCCGGTATTCGCCGTGCTGATCCGGATTTTCTGGCGGTGCTGGTGGGCAACCAGATTTTGGGTGGCGGCGGCTTTGCTTCGCGCCTGATGGAAGAGGTGCGCGAGAAGCGCGGCCTGGTCTATGGCGTGTATTCCGCCTTCAACCCCGGCCTGGATGCAGGCGCCTTCCAGATCGGCCTGCAAACCCGGCCTGACCAGGCGGCCGAGGCGCTCAAGGTGACCCGCGAGGTGCTGAGCGATTTCATCGCCAAAGGCCCCAGCGACAAAGAACTGCGCGATGCCAAGGACAACCTGATCGGCGGCTTTGCGCTGCGCGTGGACAGCAATGCCAAGCTGCTGGGCAATGTGACCAATATTGCCTGGAACGGCCTGCCGCTGGACTACCTGGACCACTGGACGGACCGGGTGGAGGCGCTCAGCGCGGACGATGTGCGCAAGGCCATGGCGCGCATGGTGCAGCCGGACAAACAAGTGACCGTAGTGTTGGGAGCAAAACCATAA
- the rsmD gene encoding 16S rRNA (guanine(966)-N(2))-methyltransferase RsmD yields the protein MGRSAIKSETALRALVQKAAAAAEAVPDAATARKRGNTGNTSNAARVAASAAGEIRIIGGQWRRTKLAVLTRPDLRPTPDRVRETLFNWLGQDLAGWRCLDAFAGTGVLGLEAASRNATQVRMVESDVQLAAQIKQLAQKLGATQVEVSRGDALAALQAYPAHWDLIFIDPPFSGQLFAPALKAAQAAVTAQGFIYLEAPEAWSEEALAELGLVSYRYLKAGAVHAHLLKKAAPVEG from the coding sequence ATGGGACGCAGTGCCATCAAAAGTGAAACAGCGCTGCGTGCGCTGGTGCAAAAAGCCGCAGCCGCTGCCGAGGCAGTGCCCGATGCAGCGACCGCCCGCAAGCGAGGCAATACTGGTAATACCAGCAATGCTGCCCGCGTGGCGGCATCGGCTGCCGGAGAGATCCGCATCATTGGCGGCCAGTGGCGCCGCACCAAGCTGGCGGTGCTGACCCGCCCCGACCTGCGGCCGACGCCAGACCGCGTGCGCGAGACCTTGTTCAACTGGCTGGGCCAGGACCTGGCCGGTTGGCGCTGCCTCGATGCCTTTGCCGGCACCGGCGTGCTGGGGCTGGAGGCGGCATCGCGCAACGCCACCCAGGTGCGCATGGTCGAGTCGGACGTGCAGCTGGCCGCGCAGATCAAGCAGCTGGCGCAGAAGCTGGGTGCCACCCAGGTGGAAGTGAGCCGGGGCGATGCGCTGGCGGCATTGCAGGCCTACCCTGCGCACTGGGACCTGATCTTTATCGACCCGCCGTTCTCCGGACAGTTGTTTGCGCCGGCGCTCAAAGCCGCACAGGCCGCGGTGACCGCGCAGGGCTTTATCTACCTGGAGGCGCCCGAGGCCTGGAGCGAAGAGGCGCTGGCCGAGCTGGGCCTGGTGAGCTACCGCTACCTGAAAGCGGGTGCCGTGCATGCGCATCTGCTGAAGAAGGCGGCGCCCGTAGAAGGCTGA
- the coaD gene encoding pantetheine-phosphate adenylyltransferase — protein sequence MTLAIYPGTFDPMTLGHEDVVRRAYQLFGNVIVAVAEGHHKKTMFTLKERMDMAREAVKHYPSVRVESYSGLLRDFVVAQGGNAIVRGLRAVTDFDYEFQLAGMNRSLMPDVEAVFLTPSTRYQFISSTFVREIAMLSGEVDKFVSPYVAQELQRKVVERKAQES from the coding sequence ATGACACTGGCCATCTACCCAGGCACCTTTGACCCCATGACCCTGGGCCACGAAGACGTGGTGCGCAGGGCCTACCAGCTGTTTGGCAACGTGATTGTGGCGGTGGCCGAGGGCCACCACAAAAAGACCATGTTCACGCTCAAGGAACGCATGGACATGGCACGTGAAGCCGTCAAGCACTATCCCAGCGTGCGGGTGGAGAGCTACTCCGGCCTGCTGCGTGATTTTGTCGTCGCACAGGGCGGCAATGCGATTGTGCGCGGCCTGCGCGCGGTCACCGACTTTGACTATGAGTTCCAGCTCGCCGGCATGAACCGCTCGCTGATGCCCGATGTGGAAGCGGTGTTCCTGACCCCCAGCACCCGCTACCAGTTCATCAGCAGCACCTTTGTGCGCGAGATTGCGATGCTGAGCGGCGAGGTCGACAAGTTTGTATCGCCCTACGTAGCGCAAGAATTGCAGCGCAAGGTGGTGGAGCGCAAAGCCCAGGAAAGCTGA
- a CDS encoding zinc-binding metallopeptidase family protein, whose translation MRLFHCDQCGHLVFFESVHCVNCGATLAYLPDCAEVGAMRTLDVHTPSAPNMQPAAWQRVTAHSAPNAPHYRMCANRDQYQACNFAIPAHEPYSLCSACRQTLVVPDLSVMGNMLRWQKLESAKRRLYYTFARLGLHPDRPDWTPHYQFLADVPDQHVVTGHSNGLITINIAEADDDERVRRRVALHEPYRTLLGHLRHESGHFFWDKLVRDGGELDSFRQLFGDERQSYPDALQVYYANPPGYTEWSAQHVSAYASAHPWEDWAESWAHYLHMVDMLETAASYHTGLTMTGSAEAASVRIGDPFIQPPPSFEHMVAQWVPVTLLLNSLNRSLGQQDAYPFALSAGALQKLRYVHDIVRRPHDVDSHPATVLSPAGTGARLA comes from the coding sequence ATGCGCCTGTTTCATTGCGACCAATGTGGTCACCTGGTTTTTTTTGAGAGCGTGCACTGTGTGAACTGTGGCGCCACCTTGGCGTACCTGCCCGATTGCGCAGAGGTAGGTGCGATGCGGACCCTGGACGTTCACACTCCCTCGGCTCCCAACATGCAGCCCGCAGCGTGGCAGCGGGTTACCGCCCATAGTGCGCCCAACGCTCCGCACTACCGCATGTGCGCCAACCGCGACCAGTACCAGGCCTGCAACTTTGCGATACCTGCGCATGAGCCCTACAGCCTGTGCAGCGCCTGCCGCCAGACCCTGGTGGTGCCCGACCTCTCCGTCATGGGCAATATGCTGCGCTGGCAGAAGCTGGAAAGCGCGAAACGGCGGCTCTACTACACCTTTGCCCGTCTGGGCCTGCACCCTGACCGGCCCGACTGGACCCCGCATTACCAGTTTCTGGCCGATGTACCCGATCAGCACGTGGTGACCGGGCATTCCAACGGTCTCATCACCATCAATATCGCCGAAGCCGATGACGACGAGCGCGTGCGCCGCCGCGTGGCACTGCATGAGCCTTACCGCACCTTGCTGGGACATCTGCGCCATGAGTCAGGCCATTTCTTCTGGGACAAGCTGGTGCGTGATGGCGGCGAGCTCGACAGCTTTCGCCAGCTCTTCGGCGATGAGCGCCAAAGCTACCCTGATGCCCTGCAGGTCTACTACGCCAACCCACCGGGCTACACCGAGTGGAGTGCGCAGCATGTTAGCGCCTATGCCAGCGCCCATCCCTGGGAGGACTGGGCCGAATCCTGGGCCCATTACCTGCACATGGTGGATATGCTGGAGACGGCTGCCAGCTACCACACGGGCCTGACGATGACCGGCAGCGCCGAGGCGGCCTCCGTACGGATTGGCGACCCCTTCATCCAGCCGCCACCCAGCTTTGAACACATGGTCGCCCAGTGGGTGCCGGTGACCTTGCTGCTCAACAGCCTCAACCGCAGCCTGGGGCAGCAAGATGCCTACCCCTTTGCGCTATCGGCTGGGGCCTTGCAAAAACTGCGCTATGTGCATGACATCGTGCGGCGCCCCCATGATGTGGACAGCCACCCGGCAACGGTGCTGTCGCCAGCGGGCACCGGCGCCCGCCTGGCCTAG
- a CDS encoding BON domain-containing protein, with product MKLSRTIAIAAFAGATLVMATGCSVARKQETVGEYIDGSAVTTAVKAKLAEDKETSASSINVKTMDGGIVQLSGFAKSQMEKDRAGQLARGVKGVTEVRNSLIVKQ from the coding sequence ATGAAACTCTCCCGTACTATTGCTATCGCTGCATTCGCTGGCGCAACCCTCGTGATGGCCACCGGCTGCTCCGTGGCACGCAAGCAAGAAACCGTGGGTGAATACATCGACGGCTCGGCTGTGACCACCGCTGTCAAGGCCAAGCTGGCTGAAGACAAGGAAACCTCGGCCAGCTCGATCAACGTGAAGACCATGGACGGCGGCATTGTTCAGTTGTCCGGTTTTGCCAAGTCGCAAATGGAAAAGGACCGTGCTGGTCAACTCGCTCGCGGCGTCAAGGGCGTGACCGAAGTGCGCAACAGCCTGATCGTCAAGCAGTAA
- a CDS encoding DUF1328 domain-containing protein has translation MLHYAVVFLVIALIAAVFGFGGIAASAVGIAKILFVIFIVLAVASFLMGLLKK, from the coding sequence ATGCTGCATTACGCAGTTGTCTTCCTGGTCATTGCACTGATCGCAGCCGTCTTCGGCTTTGGCGGTATTGCGGCCAGCGCTGTCGGTATTGCCAAAATTTTGTTTGTGATTTTTATCGTGCTGGCCGTGGCATCGTTCCTGATGGGTCTACTGAAAAAGTAG
- a CDS encoding CHASE3 domain-containing protein, with protein MRWSRLRKWAISLPAAFLAAAVLIGINEAGYYRSHDSLQNLTVTYQTRTTLDKLMQQLVDAETHARGYLLSGEDSNLADYQQACTNANNAVDELRAIYSVFPEDLQTSSMLGREVAKRLSQMDTSIALRREGLEEAWRFLVKSPEAKATMESMRKLSNELVIHSNERRMHNEAEILKSLTLARLGIAMVSIVGLLAFYLYLRQSNRLTGLMLREQRMLEDERDQLEKQVRQRTATLGELATHLQQVREDERAHLARELHDELGALLTTAKLDVARLKSKIDMTAPDVQERIKHLIETLNSGIALKRSIIENLRPSSLSNLGLTASLEILAKEFSESSNVAVELSLEQINVPEAMQLSIYRLIQESLTNIGKYAQAGHVLISLQSHPKHVFVQVRDDGIGFDPSQAHPNSHGLAGMRHRIEASGGRLHIASAPQQGTTISANLPQN; from the coding sequence ATGCGTTGGTCTCGCTTGCGCAAATGGGCCATCAGTTTGCCAGCCGCCTTTTTGGCCGCTGCCGTGCTGATTGGCATCAACGAAGCTGGTTACTACCGCTCGCACGATTCGCTGCAGAACCTCACGGTCACCTACCAGACCCGCACCACCCTGGACAAGCTGATGCAGCAGCTGGTGGATGCAGAAACCCACGCACGCGGCTACCTGCTCAGCGGCGAAGACAGCAACCTGGCCGACTACCAGCAGGCCTGCACCAATGCCAACAATGCCGTCGATGAGCTCCGCGCCATCTACAGCGTGTTTCCGGAAGATCTGCAGACCTCATCGATGCTCGGCCGCGAAGTGGCCAAGCGCCTCAGCCAGATGGACACCAGCATTGCGCTGCGGCGCGAGGGCCTGGAAGAGGCCTGGCGCTTTCTGGTCAAAAGCCCGGAAGCCAAAGCCACGATGGAGAGCATGCGCAAGCTCAGCAATGAGCTGGTGATCCACAGCAATGAGAGGCGCATGCACAACGAGGCCGAGATTCTCAAATCGCTGACCCTCGCACGCCTGGGCATCGCGATGGTCAGCATCGTGGGCCTGCTGGCGTTCTACCTTTACCTGCGCCAGTCCAACCGCCTCACCGGCCTGATGCTGCGCGAGCAGCGCATGCTGGAGGACGAGCGGGACCAGCTGGAAAAACAAGTGCGCCAGCGCACCGCCACCCTGGGCGAGCTGGCCACCCACTTGCAGCAGGTGCGTGAGGACGAGCGTGCCCACCTGGCGCGCGAGCTGCACGATGAGCTGGGCGCCTTGCTCACCACGGCCAAGCTCGATGTGGCGCGCCTCAAGTCCAAGATCGACATGACCGCACCCGATGTGCAAGAGCGCATCAAGCACCTGATCGAAACCCTCAACAGCGGTATCGCCCTCAAGCGCAGCATCATTGAAAACCTGCGGCCCTCGTCGCTGTCCAACCTGGGCTTGACGGCCTCGCTGGAGATCCTGGCCAAGGAGTTCTCCGAGAGCAGCAATGTGGCCGTCGAGTTGAGCCTTGAGCAGATCAATGTGCCCGAAGCCATGCAGCTGAGCATCTACCGCCTGATCCAGGAGTCGCTCACCAACATCGGCAAATACGCGCAGGCGGGCCATGTGCTCATCAGTCTGCAAAGCCATCCCAAGCATGTGTTCGTGCAGGTGCGCGACGATGGCATCGGTTTCGACCCCAGCCAAGCGCATCCCAATTCGCACGGCCTGGCCGGCATGCGCCACCGCATCGAGGCCAGCGGCGGCCGGCTGCACATCGCCTCTGCACCACAGCAAGGCACCACCATCTCGGCCAACCTGCCACAAAACTGA
- a CDS encoding response regulator transcription factor, whose translation MIKVGIVDDHAIVRSGLKQFLAEHVDLRVVGEAANGREAIDLVRKEEIDVLIMDLSMPGQSGIDALAMLRAKAPDMGILILSGYPEAHYAINLIRQGASGYLNKECDPSEIVEALRTISLGKRYLTPAVADLLAQQLHRKEDAPPHEQLSEREFQVFLKLAKGETAGNIADQLSLSVKTVSTYRTRLMEKMGLASNSDLTYYALKNGLID comes from the coding sequence ATGATTAAAGTTGGTATCGTCGATGACCACGCGATTGTGCGCTCGGGCCTCAAGCAATTTCTGGCCGAACATGTCGACCTGCGGGTGGTCGGGGAGGCGGCCAATGGCCGTGAAGCCATCGACCTGGTGCGCAAGGAAGAGATCGATGTGCTGATCATGGACCTGTCCATGCCGGGTCAAAGCGGGATCGATGCGCTGGCCATGCTGCGTGCCAAGGCGCCGGATATGGGTATATTGATCCTGAGCGGCTACCCCGAAGCGCATTACGCGATCAACCTGATCCGGCAAGGCGCCAGTGGCTACCTGAACAAGGAATGCGACCCCTCCGAGATCGTGGAGGCGCTGCGCACCATTTCGCTGGGCAAGCGTTACCTGACGCCAGCGGTCGCCGATCTGCTGGCGCAGCAGCTGCACCGCAAGGAAGACGCTCCGCCGCATGAGCAGCTGTCCGAACGCGAATTTCAGGTGTTTTTGAAGCTGGCCAAGGGCGAGACGGCAGGCAATATCGCCGACCAGCTGTCCTTGAGCGTCAAGACCGTGAGCACCTACCGCACGCGCTTGATGGAGAAAATGGGCCTGGCATCGAACAGCGACCTGACCTATTACGCGCTGAAAAACGGCTTGATTGATTGA
- a CDS encoding response regulator, which translates to MHRRLKTYLVEDNKTIRDNLIATLEDLAQVETVGHASTETDAATWLSNPSTDWDLAVVDIFLLEGSGLGVLEKLQERAPHQHLVILSNYATPSMRERCAQLGANRVFDKSEDIDALIDYCVERTSQLQ; encoded by the coding sequence ATGCATCGCCGTTTGAAAACCTATCTGGTAGAAGACAATAAGACCATCCGCGACAACCTGATAGCCACATTGGAAGATTTGGCACAGGTGGAGACCGTGGGGCATGCCAGCACCGAAACTGACGCCGCTACCTGGCTCAGCAATCCGTCGACCGACTGGGATTTGGCCGTGGTCGATATTTTCCTGCTCGAAGGCAGTGGCTTAGGAGTGCTGGAAAAACTGCAGGAGCGAGCGCCCCACCAGCACTTGGTGATCCTCAGCAACTACGCCACGCCCAGCATGCGCGAGCGCTGCGCACAGTTAGGCGCCAATCGGGTGTTTGACAAGTCCGAAGACATTGATGCGCTGATTGACTACTGTGTGGAGCGCACATCGCAGCTGCAGTGA
- a CDS encoding HesA/MoeB/ThiF family protein, which yields MNDEQLLRYSRHIFLDEIGIEGQEAILAAHAVVIGAGGLGSPAAMYLASAGVGRISLVDDDTVDLTNLQRQIAHTTERVGQPKVSSCAASLLAINPHVQLSTVQERVDEQRLQALVADATVVLDCTDNYRTRQAINAACVAQRKPLVSGAAIRFDGQISVFDRRRDGAACYACLFSPDEQFEEASCSTMGVFAPLVGIIGTMQAAEALKLIAGIGHSLDGRLMMLELKDMEWSTMRINRNPACPVCGQTHAANAAL from the coding sequence ATGAACGACGAGCAACTACTGCGCTACTCCCGCCATATCTTTCTGGACGAGATCGGCATCGAAGGCCAGGAGGCCATCCTCGCTGCCCATGCGGTGGTGATTGGCGCTGGCGGCCTGGGCAGCCCGGCGGCGATGTACCTGGCATCCGCCGGCGTAGGCCGCATCAGCCTGGTCGATGACGACACGGTGGACCTGACCAATTTGCAGCGCCAGATTGCCCATACCACCGAACGCGTCGGACAGCCCAAGGTGAGCTCCTGCGCAGCCAGCCTGCTCGCCATCAACCCGCATGTCCAGCTCAGCACCGTGCAGGAGCGGGTGGATGAACAGCGCCTGCAGGCCCTGGTGGCCGACGCCACCGTGGTGCTGGACTGCACCGACAACTACCGCACGCGCCAGGCCATCAATGCCGCCTGCGTGGCGCAGCGCAAGCCTTTGGTGAGCGGTGCAGCCATCCGTTTCGATGGCCAGATCAGCGTGTTTGACAGGCGCCGAGATGGTGCTGCCTGCTACGCCTGCCTGTTCTCACCCGACGAGCAGTTCGAGGAAGCCAGCTGCTCCACGATGGGCGTGTTCGCGCCACTGGTAGGCATCATCGGCACCATGCAGGCGGCCGAAGCGCTCAAGCTCATCGCCGGCATTGGCCACAGCCTCGACGGTCGGTTGATGATGCTGGAGCTCAAGGACATGGAGTGGAGCACGATGCGGATCAACCGCAACCCCGCTTGCCCGGTCTGCGGCCAAACGCATGCCGCCAATGCCGCCTTGTAG